Part of the Streptomyces sp. f51 genome is shown below.
CCGCGAGGAGACCGATGTCCGCGGTGGCTCCGTCGGAGGCGCGCCGCACCCGGTAGAGCGAGCCGCCGTACGAGGAGGAGAGCGCCCTGACGAGGCTGTGCGCGGCCACGCAGGGGGTGCCCGCGGTGGCGTAGACGTCACAGGGGAGCGACCCCGCGGCGGTGGCCGACGGCGTGCCGACGGCGAACGCGACCACGGCCGCCATCACCGACAGCACGGCCAGGGCGGTGTTTCTGAGACTTCGTAAGCGCACGAAGGACGACAACACGGTGCACCTCTTCCGTTCCTGGTAGGACAGTGCGGGTGCCCGGTCGAAATACCGGACATCGTTCGATCGATATACCGAACCCATTCCCGGTCGACATTCCGAACGATTACGGAAACGCCCCGGCTCGGGAATGCCAAAGGGGCTCGTTGAATTCCGAGGCGATTATTTGCCCGTGCCCGGGGGCCGTCAAGACGCGCGGAGCCGAACGACGGCGTCGTCCGGGAAGCCGCCGAAGCCCGCCGAGCGGGCGGCCCGGGGCCCCTGCCGCCTTACGCTTGGCCGCGTGAACGAGATGCCCCGGGACCACCGGCCCGCCAAGTCCGTCCGTGTCCTGCTCGCCGAGGACCAGAAGATGATGCGCGGGGCGCTCGCCCTGCTGCTCGGGATGGAGCCGGACATCGAGGTGGTCGCGCAGGTGTCCGCGGGGGACGAGATCGTGGACGCGGTGCTGACCGGCCGGCCCGATGTGGCCCTGCTGGACATCGAGTTGCCGGGGATGAGCGGGCTGGACGCCGCCGCCGAACTGCGGGAGCAGGCGCCCGACTGCCGGGTGCTGATCCTCACCACCTTCGGCCGCCCCGGCTATCTGCGGCGGGCCATGGAGGCGGGCGCCGCCGGGTTCCTGGTCAAGGAC
Proteins encoded:
- a CDS encoding response regulator transcription factor; this translates as MPRDHRPAKSVRVLLAEDQKMMRGALALLLGMEPDIEVVAQVSAGDEIVDAVLTGRPDVALLDIELPGMSGLDAAAELREQAPDCRVLILTTFGRPGYLRRAMEAGAAGFLVKDGPVEELAEAIRRVLTGETVIDPALAAAALSAGPSPLTARECDVLNASVDGATVADIAAKLHLSESTVRNYLSSAIGKTGTRNRMEALREARQQGWL